From the genome of Pukyongia salina, one region includes:
- a CDS encoding response regulator transcription factor: protein MFKKVLISDDLDSVNHGVQAVTTSLDIAEVEQVQYCDDAYLKIKKGINDEAPFELLITDLSFKSDHRAQTYTSGEALIKVLSKEHPELKIIVYSIEDRPLKVRYFFDNYNIRGFVCKSRRGMNELKEAIKSVYAGRHYLSPQIQSSLNHQADLEIEEYDIELLRKLAAGKSQEEISHEFKQHAIAPSSLSSIEKRLNKLRIQFRANNAIQLVAVAKDLGII, encoded by the coding sequence ATGTTCAAGAAGGTTTTAATTTCCGATGATCTAGACAGTGTGAACCACGGCGTACAGGCAGTAACAACTTCGCTGGATATAGCCGAAGTTGAGCAGGTGCAGTATTGCGATGACGCCTATTTAAAGATCAAGAAAGGGATAAATGACGAAGCTCCCTTTGAATTGTTGATCACCGATCTCTCCTTTAAAAGCGACCATCGCGCCCAGACCTATACTTCGGGAGAGGCTTTAATAAAAGTGCTTTCCAAAGAACACCCTGAACTGAAGATAATTGTTTACTCTATAGAAGACCGGCCCCTGAAGGTGCGTTACTTTTTCGATAATTACAATATTAGGGGATTTGTGTGTAAGAGCAGGAGGGGGATGAACGAATTGAAAGAAGCAATAAAATCTGTTTACGCCGGCCGACATTATCTCTCACCCCAGATACAGAGCTCCCTGAACCACCAGGCCGATCTGGAAATAGAGGAATACGACATTGAACTATTACGAAAACTGGCTGCCGGGAAATCGCAGGAGGAAATTAGCCATGAATTCAAGCAGCATGCCATTGCTCCCAGCAGCCTTAGTTCTATAGAAAAAAGGTTGAACAAACTCCGCATACAATTTAGGGCGAACAATGCCATCCAGCTGGTGGCAGTAGCGAAAGATCTGGGGATTATTTAA